The following nucleotide sequence is from Phycisphaera sp..
TCGTGCTTGCGCGGGAGGGCGCCGCCGACTCGGTCGGCACGCAGTGGCTGCGGCAGGTGATCGCCGAATACATGACCGAGATGGAAGACCGGCGGATCATGCAGCGCTTGCTGGTGGCCGAGCCGGACCTGTGGCGTCTGCGGATCACCGTGCTTGACGGCCGTGGTCGCGTTGGGTCGATGTACGAGGCGGTGGTCCATGTGGACGGGCGGGAGATCCGCCAGCGCGCCGATAGCGGGGCGTTTACTCCTTTGGGGCCGTTCTTGCTGTGGCGGCGGCTCGACGAGGCCGAGATGGTCGCGCAGGCGGCCGGCGGACGCTAAACTCTGGGCCGCTCCGGCGGCAGATAGGGGATATTGCTCATGGCAACGAAGCACAGCCGGACCAGCACACTCCAGCAGCGGCGCCTGATCCAGATCGGGACCGCCGCCGCGTGCGTCGCGTTCGTGGGCATGGCGGTGGGCGCGGTGGTCGTCGACCGATCGGTGGCCCCCGCGCCGGATCCGGTCATTCCGCCCGCGCCGCCGCCCGCCACATCGGGTGGATCGGGTGGCGGCTTCCCGCCGTCCCCGCCGTTGATCGCGACGGGGTTGTCATCGGTGTTCGAGTTGGATCCGGTGACCGAGCCGGTGAAGCCCGATACGGGAGATGGAGACCCCGAGCTTCCACCGCAGGACATCGTGCTGGTGGCGGCGATCGGCCAGCCGGGCTCGATGATGGCGGTCATCCGCGAGGGCGCGGCGCAGACGGCCATCGCCGAGGGCCAGCGGGCCGGCTCGGTAGACGTGCTCGAGGTCAAGCCCGGTTGGGCGCGTGTTCGGCACCGCGGCGTGGAACGCGAGCTGACCATTGGCAAGCCCACGCTGCTGGTGAGCGACATGGGCGCGGGTGGTGCGGCCCCGATGGGCAGCCAGATCATCCAATCCCCGGGTCAAGGAAGCATGATCGAGACCGCGGAAGAACGCGGCATAACCCGGACACGCACGCCAACGGCCATGCAGCGTGCTCAGTCGGGCGGGAACTCAGGCGGGCCCGGGGGCCCGGGCGACCGTGGCGGAAGCAGCGGCAATCCTGGGAATCGTGGCAACCGAGGTCTTGGGAATGGGAACGGCAACGGGAATGGCAACGGCCAACCGGTGCCGGGTGGTCCGAAGCAGCCCGAGGAAGACCGGTGAGCGAACGCGTCTGCCTCATCGAGCGCGACGAGCGCGGTGATCGCGTTCGCGCGGTCCGGCTGATCGGCCAGCACGCTGAGGCCGCATGGACGAGTCCACGCGTCGATGGTCGCTACGCCTCCGACGCGGCCGAGGACGCGCAGGCGGCGGCCGAGTGGATCGCCAACCGGCTCTCGGTCGACGGCGACAAGCTCGGCATGCTGGTGGTCGACACGGTGGGCGCGCACTGCGCCTGGGTGCAGGCGGCGACGGCCGACGCTGGCGCAGTGCGCAGCGCGTTCGGCCATGGGGGCGATGCCCCGCTCGATGAGTTCGAGGCCGACCTTGGGTTGGACGACGAGCACGAAGATACGGACGTGCTGGGCAGCCGGCCGACGCCTATCGAGGCGGCCATCGAGCCGCTGGGGCCGGCGTATGACTCCGACACCGGGCTACGGGTGGGCGTGATGGTCGCGCCCGACGCGATCGTTCGCCTTTTGATTGACGCGCTGGACGAGCAGGGCGTGGACTTCACCGGGGTCACCAGCCTGTGGCACGTGCTCGGGTGGACGGCGAGCCCCGATGCGCTCGATTCGGCCGCGTCGTCTCGCGTGGTGGCCGACAGCCCGACGGTGATCGGTGGCGTGTTGGTGCAGCCCGATGGCCGGCTGATCTGGTCGTGGTGCCGCGATGGCGCGGTGCTTGCCGCCGGCTCGCAACGCGTGGCGCTGCACGACGATGGCCCGATCGTGACGCGGCATGACGTCGCGCGGCTGGTGAACGACTGGGTGTCGTGGAGTGCGCAGGTAGGCGTCGCGCCGGGCCGCATCCTGGTGGTTGCATGCCCCTTGGCGTGGGAGAAATCGACCGGCGATCCTGAGTCGCTCACGGCCCCCTCGATGGCGTCGTCGATCTCGGACCTGTGGCCCGACGCGGTCCTCGACATCGACGTGCAAGACGACCCGGTATTGGCCCTGCTGCGCCGGGCCGAAACGCTGGCCGGGGACACCCTGGAACCCGGGCACGCGATGGCCTCGCTGGCGACCCGCCCCGGCCGGTCGCTCCGGCGTGGGTATCAGTTGATGGGGCTCGCGTTTGCCGCCCTCGGTTTCGCACTGGCGGCGATAGGCTGGCGATGGCAGAGCCAGGTGGAGGGCGTGCGTGAAGACGCCGCCCGGGTGGAGCAGGCGTACCTGGCCGACATCACCAATGTCGAGAACGAGTTGGGTAAGCCCGGCGAGATCACCGGGGCGATGGTGCCGATCCTGAAGCTCAATAGCGAGGTCGACCAGGCGACGCGTGGGAGCGAGATCGATCGGCCCGAGGGCAAGCCGATGCTCACCGAGTTGGAGGGGCTCTCGTTCCTCCTGAGCGAGCTCGGGGACCGCGTTGAATTACAAGACATCAAGATGGGTGCGGCTGCGGTGACGGTCACGATGGCGACCGACGATGCTTCGGTGGTCGGTGAGATCAACGCAAAACTGATCGAGTTGGATCTCAACGGTGGCGCGCTCCGGTGGCGGACGAATTCGACGGGCACCGGTTCGCGGTACACCGTTCGGATGATCGGCACCTGGCAATCGCAGGAGGGCGAGCGGTGAGCGAGCAGGGCGACAGGGGCATCGTTGCCAGCCGGGCCGAGTTGGCCGGGCGTGCAGCGGCGCAGGAGCAGCGCAACAAGCCGCGAGGTGTGTTGTACATTGGCGCCTTGGTGCTGGTGGCCGGGCTGATCTACCTGATGGTGGGGCGTTCCTCGCTGGCCAGCGCCGAAGCCCAGCGTCGTAGCGAACTCAACACCGCACGTAACGTGAAGATGCAGGCTGCGCGACTGGAGCGCCACCGCCTGGAGTCCGAGACGAGCGGGGCCCAACGATTCAAGCCGGTGCCGAACTTCACCAGCCTGGCCGATTCGGCGGCGCAATCGATCGGGTTGACGCCGGTGCCGACACTCTCGCGTCAGACGCAGGAAACGCCCCCGACCCAGCCGGGCTTGATTGAGCGGATGTACTGGTACGATCGCGTGACCAGCCGGGATCTTGAGGCCTTGATTGGTTGGGTTGCGCAGGTGGAAGAAATGATCCCCGGGGTTGAGATTTCCCGATTGGACCTGACTCCCCAGCGGACCCAGTGGCAACTGTCTATCACGTTTGTAAAGCCGGAGCTCGCCCCATGACCAACCGTGTGTTGGCTGTTGTCGCCCTTTCGTTTGTTGTGTTCGCCTTCGGGTGCACCAAGAACAATACCGATCAGTTTGTGATCGATCTCCAGCAGATGACGCCGGACGACACGGCACAGAAGCGTGAGGCCGTCATGCTGGTGAATCGTGCGTACGAGGTCTACCACGACAACGATCGCAGCGAAGAAAAGCGCGTGCGAGAGGCCGCGAGGATGCTTGAAGAAGCCGTCCGGCTCGATCCCGGTTTTGCCACGGCTCACATGAACCTGGGCGTGCTGCACCTGGAGCAGGACAACCTGCCAACGGCGGTCGTAATGCTGCGGGACGCGCAGCGGCTCTTGCCAAGCGATTCTCGGCCTAGTTACTTCCTTGGTGTGGCGTATTACAAGATGGGGCACGCCAAAGCGGCAGTCGATTCGTACCTGATGGCGATCCAGATCGATCAAGCGGATGTACGGGCGGTGCGGGGGTTGACGCTGGCCTGCCGGAGCATCCATTACGCGAACGACACGACTCTCGAGGTGCTCAAGCGTTCACAACTGCGTGAGCCCGACGAGGAGTGGCGGCACATCATCGATCGCGAGATCATCCGTCAGGAACGCCAACTGGACATGGGCTGAGTACGAATGACTGATGCCAAGAAGAAGCCCGGGGCCGTGAGACAGGCCGTCACATTGCTGGTTGCCATGGGAATCCTCATCGCCGCGGCGGTGGTCATCTATCCCAAATTCCAGTCTCGGACCGAGGGGCCCGTGCGGCTGGACATCCTGAACGCCAGCGAGGCATCGATGATCGATCCTTCGGTATCGCTCCGCGTACCCGCCGACCAGACTGTCGGGGCGTTGCGGTCGGTGATCTCAGCGGGATTCCTGGTTACGGCGTACGAGGGGATGGGGCCCGTTGAGATCGAGTCGGTTACGTTCACAGCTGGTGAAGACGGGCAACCCGTGACGCACGAGATCGACCAGACGCTCGAGCCGGGTGGGGTGATGGTACTGCGTATCACGGCCGATAGCGTTGAGGTTGACGCGAGCGAGTTGGCGCCCGAAACGCCCTGAGTAGCCGTTGAATCACAACCGTTCGGCGGCGAGGCTGGCTAGGTGTGACCGCTCGCTGCGCTGCAGCATGACGTGGCCGACGAGCCCAAGGCCCTTCATCTTCTCGACGGCGTAGGACAGGCCGTTGGACGAGCTGTCGAGGTACGGGTTGTCGATCTGGCCGATGTCGCCGGTGAGCACGAGCTTGGTACCCTCGCCGACGCGTGAGGCGATGGTCTTGACCTCGTGGGGCGTGAGGTTCTGGGCCTCGTCGACGATCATGAACTGGTGGGGAATCGAGCGGCCGCGGATGTAGGTGAGCGGCTCGAGCACGAGCTTGCCGTCGGCGATCATCTTGTCGATGCGTTGCTCGTTGGTGTGGCTGTCGGCGGTCTGGCCGTGGGCACCACGGGTGCTGAGCAGGTACTCCAGGTTGTCGAAGATCGGTTGCATCCAGGCGAACAGCTTCTCGTCCTTGTCGCCAGGCAAAAAGCCGATGTCGCGGCCCATGGGCATGATGGGGCGCGCGACCAGGAGCTTGTCGAATCGGCCCTCTTGGAAGACCTTGGCCATGCCAGCGGCGAGTGCCAGGAGCGTCTTGCCCGTGCCCGCGCTGCCCAGCAGGGTGATCATCTGGATCTCGTCGTCCATGAGCAGGTCGAGGGCCATCGTCTGCTGCACGTTGCGTGCGAGCAGGCCGAAGATGGGCTTGCGCGGTGGGGTGATTGGGATGAGGTGCTCGGTGTCGGCCAGGCGGCGGGCGAGGCCCGTGTGGTTCTCGTCGCGTTCGTCCTTGAGCAGCACGAAGGCGTTGGGTTGGACTTCCTCGGGCAGCGCGGGCAGCGTCGGATCGTCGGTGTCGTGCTGGGCCGAGAGCGCGTCCTCAATGGGTTCGAGTGGGAGCATGCGCTCGTCGTAGAGCTGGTCGATGAGGTTGCCCTCGACCGAGACTGTGACGTAGCCCATGTAGAGGCGATCGGCGTCGATCTTCTGGTTCTGGAAGTCTTCGGTGGGGATGCCCATCGCGTCGCTCTTGATGCGCGCGTTGAGATCCTTGGACACGAACACGGTTCGGTTGCCCTTGTCGTGCAGCTCCCACGCGACGGCGATGATGCGGTTGTCCTTGGTGTCTTCGGCGATGGCGTGCGGGCGGTCGCGGTCGGAGATGACCACCTTGATGAGACCCGTTGCGCCGTTGGCCGTCGAGGCGGCCGCGCCGGCCTGCGGGCTGGTGTCCCCCCAGCGGACGCCCTCAATGAGTGTGCCCTTGGCACGCAGGCGGTCGAGGCGGCGGATGACCTCGCGTGCGTTGCGGCCGATGTCGTCCTCCTGCCGCTTGAGCTTATCAAGCTCTTCGATGACGGCGAAGGGGATGATGACGTTGTTGTCTTGGAAGACGAACAGGGCATTGGGGTTGTGCAGCAGGACGTTGGTGTCGAGTACGAACTGCTTGACGCCGGTTGTTTTGGTAGTTGCGGTGCTTGCCATAAATCTCTCTCCGAATTCTCTCTAGATTACCACGTAGACCATGCGGCGATGATGAGCAGCGTTGCGCAGATGATGGCCAGGGTGAGCTTGACGAGGATGGCCGCGAACCAGCCGGCAGAGGCGCCGGCCCCGACCTTGGCCGATTGCTTCCAGGTCTCTTCCGGCCCAGTCCGGTGGACCAGTGTGGCGCACAATCCCGCGCCCACGGCTCCGCCGAGCAGCGTGCCGACGATGGGCAGGACCATCGTGCCGGCGATCGCCCCGACGATGCCGCCAAGGAACGCGGCGATCATCGCCCGACGCGTGCCACCCATGCGTTTGGCACCCACGACACCGGCCGACCAGTCGACCACGTCGGAGATGAGCGTGCTGCCCAGGATGATGCCGAAGATCCACCAGGACACGATCGGATCGCCCAGCACCCAGTAGCCGAGCAGTGCGCCAGACACGTTGACCAGCAGCGTGGCCAGCGTGAGCAGCCACAACCCCGGCAGGCTGACTAAAACGATGGCCGGCCCGATGAGGGCGGCCAGGGTCAGCACGATGGCAAAGGCGATCCAGATGCGTGCGCTCCGGCGTGTGCGGTGGGCAGCCTGTCCGAGAGCTGGTCAGGGCTTGCTTTCTTGTTCGGATTCGCTCGCGTCGCCGTTCGGTTCGTCTTCCACCGAGGTCGTGGTGTCGTCCGGGGTTGCTTCGGCCTGCTCGGGGAAGCGTTCTCGTTCCATTTCCAGGATCCAGTCTTCGACGCCCCGGTGGCGGTAGAGGTCGACCTTGATGCCCTTGCCGGCGTG
It contains:
- a CDS encoding tetratricopeptide repeat protein yields the protein MTNRVLAVVALSFVVFAFGCTKNNTDQFVIDLQQMTPDDTAQKREAVMLVNRAYEVYHDNDRSEEKRVREAARMLEEAVRLDPGFATAHMNLGVLHLEQDNLPTAVVMLRDAQRLLPSDSRPSYFLGVAYYKMGHAKAAVDSYLMAIQIDQADVRAVRGLTLACRSIHYANDTTLEVLKRSQLREPDEEWRHIIDREIIRQERQLDMG
- a CDS encoding PhoH family protein, producing the protein MASTATTKTTGVKQFVLDTNVLLHNPNALFVFQDNNVIIPFAVIEELDKLKRQEDDIGRNAREVIRRLDRLRAKGTLIEGVRWGDTSPQAGAAASTANGATGLIKVVISDRDRPHAIAEDTKDNRIIAVAWELHDKGNRTVFVSKDLNARIKSDAMGIPTEDFQNQKIDADRLYMGYVTVSVEGNLIDQLYDERMLPLEPIEDALSAQHDTDDPTLPALPEEVQPNAFVLLKDERDENHTGLARRLADTEHLIPITPPRKPIFGLLARNVQQTMALDLLMDDEIQMITLLGSAGTGKTLLALAAGMAKVFQEGRFDKLLVARPIMPMGRDIGFLPGDKDEKLFAWMQPIFDNLEYLLSTRGAHGQTADSHTNEQRIDKMIADGKLVLEPLTYIRGRSIPHQFMIVDEAQNLTPHEVKTIASRVGEGTKLVLTGDIGQIDNPYLDSSSNGLSYAVEKMKGLGLVGHVMLQRSERSHLASLAAERL
- a CDS encoding DUF456 domain-containing protein, with the translated sequence MLTLAALIGPAIVLVSLPGLWLLTLATLLVNVSGALLGYWVLGDPIVSWWIFGIILGSTLISDVVDWSAGVVGAKRMGGTRRAMIAAFLGGIVGAIAGTMVLPIVGTLLGGAVGAGLCATLVHRTGPEETWKQSAKVGAGASAGWFAAILVKLTLAIICATLLIIAAWSTW